The Pseudomonas sp. MM223 genome segment ACCTCAATGTGCCGCAGACCGTGACCTTCAGTGTCGCCCATGAACTTGACGAGCAGTGGACCCTGCTCGGCAGCCTCAACTGGCAGGACTGGAGCGACTTCGGCGATGTCGGTGTGGAGGTCGACAGCAACGCTGGCGGCACCAGCCGCACCGTCGACCGCAAATACAAGGACACCTGGCATGCCTCTGTGGGCGCACAGTACCAGGCCACACGGCAATGGCGCTGGAGCGTTGGCCTGGGGTACGACAGCCGGCAGTGGATGACAAGGACCGTACGGTCGACAACCCCATGGGCGAGGCCTGGCGGCTGGCTGCCGGGGTCAACTACCAGGTCGACGAAGGGCTGGACCTGCACTTGGCCTACACCCTGGTGTGGCTGGGCGACATGGACGTCGAGCAGACCAAGGCACGCTCTGGCAGCACGCTGTCGGGCAGCTATGACGATAGTGCCCTGCACATCCTCGGCGGTGGCGCCACCTGGCGCTTCTGAGGCGCCCGGCACTGCAGAAACCGATCATTGCAACGAAGGAGAGGCTGCATGAACACCAAGACATTGGCTGCATCGCTGTGCCTTGCAACCCTCATGCTGCAGGGGTGCGCCAGCAAATACGTGGAATCCGACCAGTACTCGGGCTTCCTCAAGGACTACAGCGTACTCAAGGAAGACACCTCGCCGTCAGGTGCACCGGTGATGCGCTGGATAAAGCCCGGGGTCGATGCCAAACGCTATACCAGCGTTTATATCGAGCCCAGCCAGCTTTACCCCAAGCCACAGCCGACCGAAAAGGTACCGCAGTCGACCTTGCAGGGCATTACCCAGTACTACGACCAGACGCTCAAAAACCACTTCTCCCAGGCTTTGCCGCTGGCTACCGGCCCTGGCCCGGGCGTGCTGGTGGTGCGCCCGGCGATTACCGCCGTGAGTGCCCAGACCAAGAGCCTGCGCCCCTATGAAGTCATCCCGATTGCCTTGATCGCCGCCGGCGTCAGCACAGCCACCGGTATTCGCGACCAGGACACCAGCATCGCCACCGAAGCCGCGTTCATCGACGCTGGCAACAATCAGGTGGTGGCCGAGGTGGTACGCAAGGGCGCTGGGACCGAACTGGAAAACTCATCCCAGGTCATGCAGGCAAAAGATGCAAAAGCCGTACTCGATGGCTGGGCCAAGGACATGGTCAGCTCCTTCCAGGCCTTGAGGAAATAGGCCACTTCCCTAGGGCGCCGGGCGCCTGCACTGGAGCGTGCGGGTTGGCCACCCGGCACCTGACGAGGCGCGATTCCATGGACAGCATTCGCGGTAGCGCTTTATTGCACTATGACCAGTTACTGGCCGAGCACGGTGCTGTGCAGCGGGACTTTCTGGCCCCGCTGCACATTGCTCCGGTTGTAGTCGGCAACTACGGCAAGCGCCTGCCCTACCTGAGCCTGGTGCAATTGTTCGAAGGCAGCGCACATGCCCTGAGCCTGCCACGCTTTGGCCTTGAGCTGGCGTTGCGCCAGGGCTCGAGCCTGGTCGGCCCTTTACGCCACCTGGCCAATTCCGCGCCCACTGTCGGCCACGCCCTGGTGGCCGTGATCCGTTACATGCGTCATTACAGCCCAGCCATCCACTTTCGCCTGGAGCATCGCGCAGGCCAGGCGATGCTGTATTTCGACAACGGCCTGCCGGGGTCCGACCAGACGCCGCAGATTGTCGAGAAATCAGTAATGGGCGCGCGGCTGCTGATCGGCGAGCTACGCGGCACGCCACTGCGGCCACGGGTGGTGACCTTGCGTCATGCCGCACTGGGTGATGCCTCGGGCTACACCCGCTACTTCGGCTGCCCGGTACTCTTTGGCCAGGCCCACAACTGCCTGGTGCTGGGCGCTGAGGTACTGCAGGAAGCCTGTGTCCATCAGGACCCTGACCTGCACGCCATAGTCCGCCACTTTCTGGAAAACCAGGCCGTCCCCTGCGACAGCCTGCTGGCCTCGGTAGAACGCAAGATCCAGATGCTGCTGCCCGCCCAGCGTTGCACCCTGGAGCAAGTGGCGCTGGCCTTGAACATGAATTCACGCACCTTGCAACGGCACCTAGCCGGCGACGGTATCGAATTCGAGGCCTACCTGGATAGCATCCGTCGGCGCCAGGCACAACAAATGCTGCGCAAGACCACCCTGTCCGTCGGGCAAATCGCCAATGAACTGGGCTATCGCCGTACCACCTCGTTCTGCCGGGCCCATTTGCGCTGGTTCGACATCACGCCGCTGGAGCACCGACGCCGGTACGGCGACCCGGTAATTGCCGCACTGTGAACGGTGCTTAGCCCCCCTTGCCCTCGCCGCCCGGTTCCCGGGCTGGCGCGGCAAACCATTTGTCCCGAGGCACCCACTTCTCCTGCGCCGGGTCCCCCAGGTAGTGCGGCGACATGATTTGCACCCCGTACTCGTTGAACACGTCCTGAATGTTGGCGTGCAACAGGCTCAGCAACTCCGCGCGCGGCCTTGGCGCGCTAGGTACTGCCTGGGCCACCAGCCGGTACTCGGGGTAGAAGTCCGAGAGCCCGGTCTGGAACACCTGCGGCCTGGGGTTTTCCAGAATGCCATCGGTGCGGTGGGCCGCTTCCACCAGCATCGCTTCGACCTGACGCCAGGGCGTGTCATAGCCGATGGTGACCACCGTATCGACGATATACCCCTGGCCCTGCACCACG includes the following:
- the virS_2 gene encoding HTH-type transcriptional regulator VirS (*Name virS_2), giving the protein MDSIRGSALLHYDQLLAEHGAVQRDFLAPLHIAPVVVGNYGKRLPYLSLVQLFEGSAHALSLPRFGLELALRQGSSLVGPLRHLANSAPTVGHALVAVIRYMRHYSPAIHFRLEHRAGQAMLYFDNGLPGSDQTPQIVEKSVMGARLLIGELRGTPLRPRVVTLRHAALGDASGYTRYFGCPVLFGQAHNCLVLGAEVLQEACVHQDPDLHAIVRHFLENQAVPCDSLLASVERKIQMLLPAQRCTLEQVALALNMNSRTLQRHLAGDGIEFEAYLDSIRRRQAQQMLRKTTLSVGQIANELGYRRTTSFCRAHLRWFDITPLEHRRRYGDPVIAAL